Proteins encoded together in one Prunus dulcis chromosome 3, ALMONDv2, whole genome shotgun sequence window:
- the LOC117623235 gene encoding auxin-responsive protein SAUR50-like, with translation MDSKKSNKIREIVRLQQILKKWKKLANAPKNTNPSTNSSSTNSTNSLNSSTSTSTSSSRSMKFIKRTLSFSDVSAAQNDVVPKGFLAICVGKELKRFIIPTEYLGHQAFRILLREAEEEFGFQQEGVLKIPCEVPVFEKILKVVEEKREVFFLHNEFGFISAEKDKIGFCSSPSDCELTPSHHPQMCR, from the coding sequence ATGGATTCAAAGAAGTCTAACAAGATCAGAGAGATTGTTAGGCTCCAACAGATCCTAAAGAAGTGGAAGAAGCTAGCAAATGCCCCTAAAAACACAAACCCCAGCACCAATTCATCCTCAACCAACAGCACAAATAGTCTCAACAGTTCTACTTCTACTTCTACTAGCAGCAGCAGAAGCATGAAGTTTATTAAGAGAACACTCTCCTTCTCAGATGTCTCAGCGGCTCAAAATGACGTTGTACCTAAAGGGTTTCTTGCCATCTGTGTTGGGAAGGAGCTGAAGAGATTCATCATCCCAACTGAGTACTTGGGGCACCAAGCTTTTCGGATTCTGCTTCGGGAAGCTGAAGAGGAGTTCGGGTTTCAGCAAGAAGGTGTGCTCAAGATTCCATGTGAAGTGCCTGTATTCGAGAAGATCTTGAAGGTGGTTGAAGAGAAAAGGGAGGTGTTCTTCTTGCACAATGAGTTTGGATTCATTAGTGCAGAGAAAGACAAGATTGGTTTTTGCTCCTCTCCATCAGATTGTGAGCTTACACCTTCTCATCACCCCCAAATGTGTAGATGA
- the LOC117622774 gene encoding indole-3-acetic acid-induced protein ARG7-like, with protein sequence MKQQRIRHIAWPKHMNIHRLRLWLPPLNHESEAVSGKNMTIRIAESGETSELLTGELSDGQQGGNSVLQVPKGFLAVYVGPELRRFVIPMSCLSSPDFRVLMDRVAEEYGFEQEGALKIPCDEEDFEHILVRCLESKKNDKKRKV encoded by the coding sequence ATGAAGCAGCAGCGAATAAGACACATTGCATGGCCCAAGCACATGAACATCCACCGCCTACGGCTATGGTTGCCTCCACTCAACCACGAATCTGAAGCTGTTTCTGGAAAGAACATGACCATAAGAATCGCAGAGTCCGGTGAGACCTCTGAGTTGCTCACCGGAGAGCTGTCCGATGGCCAACAGGGTGGTAATTCGGTGCTGCAAGTTCCAAAAGGGTTCTTGGCAGTTTATGTTGGGCCGGAGCTTCGAAGGTTTGTGATTCCCATGAGCTGTTTGTCATCACCGGATTTTAGGGTGTTGATGGATAGAGTGGCTGAGGAGTATGGGTTTGAGCAAGAAGGTGCACTCAAAATCCCTTGTGATGAAGAGGATTTTGAGCATATTTTGGTCAGGTGTTTAGAAAGTAAGAAGAATGATAAGAAGAGAAAggtgtaa
- the LOC117620880 gene encoding auxin-responsive protein SAUR50-like, producing MATSSKRVKTIRQAIQLKQVMKLWKAISLNVKSSLAPSGFLPVYIGYDRIRFLIPTRFLNFPIFVALLDKSGEEFGFKASGGIVLPCDVVFFKEVLSLLKKDEKMYGSLELHEFLKMVSEVGNFDSSTICSKGDSMCCDHRHGFRPLLQKARV from the coding sequence ATGGCAACCTCAAGCAAAAGGGTCAAAACAATCAGGCAAGCCATCCAACTCAAACAAGTGATGAAACTTTGGAAGGCCATAAGCCTCAATGTGAAATCTTCTCTCGCTCCCTCCGGCTTCCTTCCTGTGTACATTGGATATGATCGAATCCGATTCTTGATCCCGACCCGCTTCCTCAACTTCCCAATCTTCGTAGCTCTTCTTGATAAATCTGGGGAGGAGTTTGGGTTCAAGGCCAGTGGAGGCATAGTGTTGCCATGTGATGTTGTGTTCTTCAAAGAAGTCTTGAGCTTGCTTAAAAAAGATGAGAAAATGTATGGGAGCTTGGAGTTGCACGAGTTCTTGAAGATGGTTTCTGAGGTGGGTAATTTTGATTCCTCTACGATATGCAGCAAGGGAGATAGCATGTGTTGTGATCATCGCCATGGATTTAGACCTCTATTGCAGAAAGCTAGGGTctga